A section of the Candidatus Desulfarcum epimagneticum genome encodes:
- a CDS encoding Aldehyde oxidase: MTGAFIQKERDKAAGRARFAADIGLDSPLVLKIARSSKPHAKITGIDVSRALQISGVAGVFTADSVPGRNSFGILKKDQPLLAAGKVRQVGEPVALVAAEDEAAARKAVQAIEIAYEPLPVVFDPEKALKKDAPRIHEGGNLLSSHHIARGDAQKALLKCKTVVKRTYRTPAVAHGCLEPDAGVGYMDEDGVMTLLVSTQNPHYDRMEVAAILGIGEEKIRVIQAETGGGFGSRLDLTVQGHIALALWHLKRPVRLVYDRKEVFDATSKRHPFVIHMETGADERGKILAMRAKIICDTGAYCSYGMATALRAAIHAAGPYEIENVDAKALCVYTNRPFSGAMRGFGVPQAAFAHESQMDIIAEKLSMDPLDIRRLNALKPGSGTATGQVLKNSVGIHECLDAIEPHYRAAQKKLSREKNAGAIQKGVGLGAMLYGIGNTGVKNPSRAEIRIDANGRVALSTGCADIGQGSTGALARVAARVLGIQPDSIQMEVADTQTTPDAGATSASRQTYISGNAVKKAAEKLAVALKSRAAVLLSAPEKRLALCSGFICDPADPRKKIFFSEAAEKAREQGMPTRFSGYFEPGATSLCPETGQGSPYAAYAYACQMAVVAVDTLTGKITVERIVAAHDVGKAILPKKVIGQICGGALMGMGFALMEEFVPGQTRSMKDLHVPTCADAPGILPVIVESPEPTGPFGAKGVGEASIVPTAPAICNAVSNAAGKRVFRLPATSERILKPS, encoded by the coding sequence ATGACCGGGGCTTTCATTCAAAAAGAGCGGGACAAGGCCGCCGGGCGCGCCCGGTTCGCCGCCGACATCGGTCTGGATAGCCCCCTTGTTCTCAAAATCGCCCGAAGCTCGAAGCCCCACGCGAAAATCACGGGCATTGATGTCTCGCGCGCCCTTCAAATCAGCGGCGTGGCGGGCGTTTTCACCGCCGATTCGGTCCCGGGGCGGAACTCATTCGGAATCCTTAAAAAAGACCAGCCCCTTCTGGCCGCCGGCAAGGTTCGCCAGGTCGGGGAGCCGGTGGCGCTGGTGGCGGCCGAAGACGAGGCCGCGGCCCGAAAAGCGGTCCAGGCCATTGAGATCGCATACGAGCCGCTTCCGGTGGTCTTTGATCCTGAAAAGGCCTTAAAAAAGGACGCGCCCCGCATTCACGAAGGGGGCAATCTGCTCTCCAGCCATCACATCGCCAGGGGAGACGCGCAAAAGGCCCTTTTAAAATGCAAAACCGTGGTCAAAAGAACCTATCGGACCCCGGCTGTGGCGCACGGATGTCTGGAGCCCGACGCCGGGGTCGGCTATATGGACGAAGACGGCGTCATGACTCTTCTCGTCTCCACCCAGAACCCCCACTACGACCGGATGGAGGTCGCCGCGATCCTGGGGATCGGCGAGGAAAAAATTCGCGTCATCCAGGCCGAGACCGGGGGAGGCTTCGGCTCCAGACTGGATCTCACGGTCCAGGGACACATCGCCCTGGCCCTGTGGCATTTGAAAAGACCCGTCCGCCTGGTGTATGACCGGAAAGAGGTCTTTGACGCCACCAGCAAACGCCACCCCTTTGTCATTCACATGGAGACCGGGGCCGATGAAAGGGGGAAAATCCTGGCAATGAGGGCCAAAATCATCTGCGACACCGGGGCCTACTGCTCCTACGGCATGGCTACGGCGCTCAGGGCCGCCATTCACGCCGCCGGGCCCTACGAGATCGAAAATGTGGACGCAAAGGCCCTTTGCGTGTATACCAACCGTCCGTTCTCAGGGGCCATGCGGGGGTTCGGGGTCCCCCAGGCCGCATTCGCCCATGAGTCCCAGATGGACATTATCGCCGAAAAACTTTCCATGGATCCCCTTGACATTCGACGCTTGAACGCCCTGAAGCCGGGCTCCGGAACCGCCACAGGCCAGGTCCTTAAAAACAGCGTGGGCATCCATGAATGCCTGGACGCCATCGAGCCCCATTACCGGGCCGCGCAAAAAAAGCTGTCCCGGGAAAAAAACGCGGGGGCGATTCAAAAAGGGGTGGGCCTGGGCGCCATGCTGTACGGAATCGGAAACACAGGGGTGAAAAATCCCTCCCGCGCCGAAATCCGAATCGACGCCAACGGGCGCGTGGCCTTGTCAACCGGATGCGCGGATATCGGCCAGGGCTCCACCGGGGCGCTGGCCCGCGTGGCGGCCCGGGTTTTGGGAATCCAGCCGGATTCCATCCAAATGGAGGTGGCCGACACCCAAACCACGCCCGACGCCGGGGCCACATCCGCCAGCCGGCAGACCTATATTTCGGGAAACGCCGTGAAAAAAGCGGCGGAAAAACTGGCGGTCGCCCTTAAAAGCCGGGCCGCCGTTTTGTTGAGCGCGCCGGAAAAACGCCTGGCTCTTTGTTCCGGTTTCATCTGCGACCCCGCCGACCCCCGGAAAAAAATATTTTTCTCCGAAGCGGCGGAAAAGGCCCGGGAGCAAGGCATGCCCACCCGATTTTCCGGATATTTCGAGCCCGGCGCCACCTCCCTTTGCCCCGAAACCGGCCAGGGGTCTCCCTACGCGGCCTACGCCTACGCCTGCCAGATGGCCGTGGTCGCCGTGGACACCCTTACCGGCAAAATTACCGTGGAGCGAATCGTCGCGGCCCACGACGTGGGAAAAGCCATCCTCCCCAAAAAGGTCATCGGCCAGATCTGCGGAGGGGCGCTCATGGGAATGGGGTTCGCGCTCATGGAAGAGTTTGTCCCGGGCCAAACCCGCTCCATGAAAGACCTTCACGTCCCCACCTGCGCCGACGCGCCCGGGATCCTTCCCGTCATTGTCGAGTCCCCGGAGCCCACCGGGCCGTTCGGGGCCAAGGGGGTGGGGGAGGCGTCCATCGTTCCCACGGCCCCCGCCATCTGCAACGCCGTTTCAAACGCCGCCGGAAAAAGGGTTTTTCGCCTCCCGGCCACATCAGAAAGGATTTTAAAACCGTCATGA
- the ftsK gene encoding DNA translocase FtsK 2: MRKELFGILFFFLVVFALISLLSYSPADPSFHNAKAPGGDVHNLFGLMGARAAGFLIGFFGAGAFWTPVILFFLGIGFFKKKPGPAALSVLIGGMILALATGGLLSLTGDMATIGEKTFTSGGIAGISIRAFLVKYVNPTGAAIVLSAFFIVGFILATHFSVVRFARACLKGIENSLKAAKVFFIIRRERKKRFRAKKALKKKAPGKAGKKQIAIKAPRPAPPHVPAPKQTFFEFMSDPDSFSLPSPELLDDPGPDSSSANEDFLRAQSQLLEKKLSDFGVKGEVSAVSPGPVITTFEYQPAPGVKINRIVSLADDLSMALRAESIRIVAPIPGKAAIGIELPNAERQVVRLKRIVLSDAFARLKSGLAICLGMDIVGGPVAASLEKMPHLLIAGATGAGKSVGLNAMICSFLFKASPDQVKMIMIDPKRIELSVYDGIPHLITPVVTDSKKATHALFWAVREMERRYKVLAEKKARNIAQYNARVEKEKAADPESESEKLPLIVIIIDELADMMMVTAREVEAALTRLAQMARAAGIHLILATQRPSVDVLTGVIKANFPTRLTFQVSSRTDSRTIIDSNGAEALLGNGDMLFLPPGAAKLQRIHGAYVSYEEIERVTSFLKQQGRPDYDHRVCEAPEKGEGETGEDPDEKDRDEKYDEAVALVTQNGQASISMIQRHMRVGYNRAARIIETMEKEGVIGPPDGVKPRKILVKGYDEIP, translated from the coding sequence ATGCGCAAAGAGCTTTTCGGAATACTCTTTTTTTTCCTGGTGGTTTTCGCCTTAATCAGCCTTTTGTCTTACAGCCCGGCCGACCCTTCTTTTCACAACGCAAAGGCCCCGGGGGGCGACGTTCACAATCTGTTCGGGCTCATGGGGGCCCGGGCCGCCGGCTTTCTCATCGGTTTTTTCGGCGCGGGCGCTTTCTGGACCCCTGTGATTCTCTTTTTTTTGGGGATCGGATTTTTCAAAAAAAAACCCGGACCGGCCGCGCTTTCCGTCCTGATCGGGGGGATGATTCTGGCGCTGGCCACCGGCGGCCTTCTGAGCCTGACCGGGGATATGGCGACCATCGGGGAAAAAACATTCACCTCCGGGGGAATCGCGGGGATTTCCATCCGCGCCTTTCTGGTGAAATACGTCAATCCCACCGGGGCCGCCATTGTCCTTTCGGCTTTTTTCATCGTCGGGTTTATCCTGGCCACCCATTTCTCCGTGGTCCGGTTCGCCCGCGCCTGTTTAAAGGGAATCGAAAATTCTTTAAAGGCCGCGAAGGTTTTTTTCATCATTCGCCGGGAGCGAAAGAAAAGATTCCGGGCCAAAAAGGCTCTGAAAAAAAAAGCCCCCGGCAAAGCCGGAAAAAAACAGATCGCCATCAAGGCCCCCCGGCCCGCGCCCCCTCATGTTCCGGCCCCCAAGCAGACCTTTTTCGAATTCATGAGCGACCCGGACTCCTTTTCCCTTCCCTCGCCGGAACTCCTGGATGATCCCGGGCCTGACTCCTCGTCGGCCAACGAGGATTTTTTAAGGGCCCAGTCCCAACTCCTTGAGAAGAAGCTCAGCGATTTCGGCGTGAAAGGAGAGGTGTCGGCGGTCTCCCCGGGGCCTGTGATCACCACCTTTGAGTACCAGCCCGCGCCCGGCGTCAAAATCAACCGGATCGTGAGTCTTGCGGACGACCTCTCCATGGCGCTTCGGGCCGAAAGCATCCGGATCGTGGCCCCCATCCCCGGCAAGGCCGCCATCGGCATCGAGCTGCCCAACGCCGAGCGGCAGGTGGTGCGGCTCAAGCGGATTGTGCTTTCAGACGCCTTTGCCCGGCTGAAATCCGGCCTGGCCATATGCCTGGGCATGGACATCGTCGGGGGGCCGGTGGCGGCCTCCCTTGAAAAAATGCCCCATCTTCTCATCGCCGGGGCCACCGGCGCCGGCAAGAGCGTGGGGCTCAACGCCATGATATGCAGCTTTTTGTTCAAGGCGTCCCCGGACCAGGTGAAGATGATCATGATCGACCCCAAGCGCATCGAGCTGTCCGTCTATGACGGCATCCCCCACCTCATCACGCCGGTGGTCACCGACAGCAAAAAGGCCACCCACGCCCTTTTCTGGGCCGTGCGGGAGATGGAGCGGCGCTACAAAGTCCTGGCTGAAAAAAAAGCCCGGAACATCGCCCAGTATAACGCCCGGGTGGAAAAGGAAAAGGCCGCCGACCCGGAAAGCGAATCTGAAAAGCTGCCTTTGATCGTCATCATCATCGACGAGCTGGCCGACATGATGATGGTCACGGCCCGGGAGGTGGAGGCCGCCCTGACCCGTCTGGCCCAGATGGCCCGGGCCGCCGGCATTCACCTGATCCTGGCCACCCAGCGCCCCTCGGTGGATGTGCTGACCGGCGTCATCAAGGCCAACTTTCCCACCCGTCTCACCTTCCAGGTCTCTTCCCGGACCGACTCCAGGACCATCATCGACTCCAACGGCGCCGAGGCGCTCCTGGGAAACGGGGACATGCTGTTTCTTCCCCCGGGCGCGGCCAAGCTCCAGCGCATTCACGGGGCCTATGTCTCTTATGAGGAGATCGAGCGGGTGACCTCGTTTTTGAAACAGCAAGGGCGGCCCGATTATGACCACCGCGTGTGCGAGGCGCCGGAAAAGGGCGAGGGTGAAACGGGGGAAGACCCGGACGAAAAGGACCGGGACGAAAAATACGACGAGGCCGTGGCGCTGGTGACCCAAAACGGCCAGGCCTCCATCTCCATGATCCAGCGCCACATGCGGGTGGGGTACAACCGGGCCGCGCGCATCATCGAAACCATGGAAAAGGAGGGGGTCATCGGCCCGCCGGACGGCGTCAAACCCCGGAAGATACTGGTGAAAGGATACGATGAAATTCCATAA
- a CDS encoding conserved membrane hypothetical protein (Evidence 4 : Unknown function but conserved in other organisms) yields MNWLFFAFLSAISLALADFCMKLASNRISPSLAVLVYGATTFLVSLAWTGADFLKKEAFFVTAKGFLYALVVGLAFSGVTAFTYIAFAKGAKVSVAAPLIRLAGVIMAGAAGIMFLKESFSALYLLGALMVVAGVVLMVTR; encoded by the coding sequence ATGAACTGGTTATTTTTCGCGTTTCTTTCCGCCATTTCCCTGGCCCTGGCCGATTTCTGCATGAAGCTGGCCTCAAACCGGATCAGCCCCAGCCTGGCGGTTCTGGTTTACGGCGCCACGACTTTTCTGGTCTCCCTGGCGTGGACCGGGGCCGATTTTTTGAAAAAAGAGGCGTTTTTTGTCACCGCCAAAGGATTTTTATACGCCCTGGTGGTGGGGCTGGCGTTCAGCGGCGTCACCGCTTTCACCTACATCGCCTTCGCCAAGGGCGCCAAGGTGTCTGTGGCCGCGCCGCTCATCCGCCTGGCCGGGGTGATTATGGCCGGCGCGGCCGGGATCATGTTTTTGAAAGAAAGCTTTTCCGCGCTTTATCTCCTGGGCGCGCTCATGGTCGTCGCGGGGGTTGTTCTGATGGTGACCCGGTGA
- a CDS encoding hypothetical protein (Evidence 5 : Unknown function), whose amino-acid sequence MQKKRGCKVYFFPFPDFDVDRRRVFGYFINIIILNGYILTARAPGLSRHKERAMKEALIVIDMQKKGVDFPPGNMEKTLKRMKEAAVQIIPSGRALP is encoded by the coding sequence GTGCAAAAAAAAAGGGGATGCAAGGTCTATTTTTTTCCTTTTCCCGATTTTGACGTTGACAGGCGCCGGGTTTTTGGATATTTTATAAATATAATAATTTTAAACGGTTATATTTTAACGGCCCGCGCGCCGGGCCTTTCACGCCACAAGGAGCGGGCCATGAAAGAAGCGTTGATTGTCATCGACATGCAAAAAAAGGGGGTGGATTTCCCGCCGGGAAATATGGAAAAAACCCTGAAACGCATGAAAGAGGCCGCCGTTCAAATCATACCGTCCGGGCGCGCGCTCCCATGA
- the yefM gene encoding antitoxin of the YoeB-YefM toxin-antitoxin system (Evidence 2a : Function from experimental evidences in other organisms; PubMedId : 14672926, 6170941, 7567469; Product type f : factor), which yields METSAYTAARQNLAKTMEKICRDRVPMIVKRKSSNSVIIMSREDFQALEETAYLLRSPKNARRLIESIAQLENGKGTAKSGKSGVQAVVQTIC from the coding sequence ATGGAAACGAGCGCCTATACAGCCGCAAGGCAAAATCTTGCCAAAACAATGGAAAAAATTTGCAGGGACCGAGTCCCCATGATTGTCAAACGAAAATCATCGAATTCTGTGATCATCATGTCTCGTGAGGACTTTCAAGCCCTTGAGGAAACAGCCTATCTCTTGCGCTCCCCGAAAAACGCAAGACGTTTGATAGAATCCATTGCCCAGCTTGAAAATGGAAAAGGGACTGCTAAAAGCGGAAAATCCGGAGTCCAAGCCGTGGTCCAGACAATCTGTTGA
- a CDS encoding conserved hypothetical protein (Evidence 4 : Unknown function but conserved in other organisms), whose protein sequence is MKFHKSDLDEIPGFLDPEEARRLYDTALEAAGMGAPCLEVGGYCGKSAMCLGLACKEKGGVLFSIDHHRGSEEQQPGEEYFDPALFDPVSFCVNTLPCFLDTLKRFGLQDTVIPIVAESAAVGRMWGTGLSLVFIDGGHSREAALKDYAAWSGHVIPGGYLLIHDLFPDPEKGGQAPMEIYRMALSSGLFEALPMTRTLGVLKRKG, encoded by the coding sequence ATGAAATTCCATAAATCCGATCTGGATGAGATCCCGGGGTTCCTGGACCCTGAAGAGGCCCGGCGGCTTTACGACACCGCCCTTGAGGCGGCGGGAATGGGCGCGCCGTGCCTGGAGGTCGGCGGCTACTGCGGAAAATCGGCGATGTGCCTGGGGCTGGCCTGCAAAGAAAAGGGGGGCGTTCTTTTTTCCATCGATCATCACAGGGGCTCGGAGGAGCAGCAGCCCGGGGAGGAGTATTTCGACCCGGCCCTGTTTGATCCCGTCTCGTTTTGTGTCAACACCCTGCCATGCTTTCTTGACACGCTTAAGCGCTTCGGCCTTCAGGACACGGTGATTCCTATTGTGGCCGAATCCGCCGCCGTCGGACGAATGTGGGGAACCGGGCTCAGCCTGGTTTTCATTGACGGCGGGCATTCCAGGGAAGCCGCGCTCAAGGATTACGCCGCGTGGTCCGGCCATGTCATCCCAGGGGGCTATCTTTTGATCCACGACCTCTTTCCCGACCCCGAAAAAGGCGGGCAGGCGCCCATGGAAATCTACCGCATGGCCCTGTCATCGGGCCTTTTCGAAGCGCTTCCCATGACCCGAACCCTTGGGGTTTTGAAACGGAAAGGGTAG
- a CDS encoding Cell filamentation protein Fic translates to MTLKTWNWQQDDWPHFSYDKKKLDPLEDEYIKESGISIGVMRHLSKKDMDEFRIEIVCDEALKTSEIEGEFLDRDSLQSSICKEFGVGEKYLHGNIRPEEAGIAMMMKDLHTDFNAPLTHETLFSWNDKLLNGRTDLERGKYRAGEDDMRVVSGRIDKPKIHFIAPPASQIPGEMDVFLSWFNRTAPGGEGSPPPLTRAGIAHLYFVSIHPFEDGNGRIGRALSEKALSQSLGRPTLTALSSTISDHKKNYYQILEAQNKNNRITPWLSYFGKMIIEAQKQAIRLVDFVIAKAKFYNAYETLLNSRQKKAVSRIFREGPKGFTGGFSAGNYMSIVKTSSATATRDLRDLLDKGIFIKTGKLKSARYAINFPSFHPAISSEEKETK, encoded by the coding sequence ATGACATTAAAAACCTGGAATTGGCAGCAGGACGATTGGCCCCATTTTTCTTATGACAAGAAAAAATTAGATCCACTGGAAGATGAATATATCAAAGAATCCGGCATTTCTATCGGCGTTATGCGCCATCTTTCCAAAAAAGATATGGATGAATTCAGAATTGAAATTGTCTGCGACGAAGCATTGAAAACGTCTGAAATAGAAGGTGAGTTTTTAGACAGGGACAGCCTTCAATCATCTATCTGTAAAGAGTTTGGTGTGGGGGAAAAATATCTGCATGGGAATATAAGACCGGAAGAAGCCGGTATCGCGATGATGATGAAAGATTTGCACACGGATTTTAACGCGCCTTTAACCCATGAAACCCTTTTTTCCTGGAATGACAAGTTATTGAACGGAAGAACGGATTTGGAAAGGGGAAAATACCGCGCAGGCGAAGATGATATGCGGGTGGTGTCCGGACGGATTGACAAACCCAAAATTCATTTCATTGCTCCGCCCGCCTCTCAAATCCCGGGAGAAATGGATGTGTTTCTAAGTTGGTTCAATCGAACAGCCCCGGGAGGAGAAGGGTCGCCGCCGCCATTAACCCGGGCCGGAATCGCGCATTTATATTTTGTCTCCATTCACCCTTTTGAAGATGGAAATGGCCGTATCGGCAGGGCCTTAAGTGAAAAGGCCCTGTCGCAGAGCCTGGGAAGACCGACACTGACCGCTTTATCCTCAACAATCAGTGATCACAAAAAAAATTATTATCAAATTTTAGAGGCGCAAAACAAAAACAATCGGATCACGCCCTGGCTTTCTTATTTCGGCAAAATGATCATTGAGGCGCAAAAGCAGGCCATAAGGCTCGTTGATTTCGTAATCGCCAAAGCGAAATTTTATAACGCGTATGAAACGCTTCTGAATTCAAGACAAAAAAAGGCGGTGTCGCGGATTTTCAGAGAAGGCCCCAAGGGTTTCACCGGAGGTTTCAGCGCCGGGAATTATATGTCGATTGTTAAAACTTCGTCGGCGACGGCGACAAGGGATTTAAGAGATTTGCTTGACAAAGGAATTTTCATAAAAACCGGGAAACTGAAAAGCGCCCGCTATGCGATTAATTTTCCCTCTTTTCATCCAGCGATATCATCTGAAGAAAAGGAGACAAAATAA
- a CDS encoding Txe/YoeB family addiction module toxin — MSWKIVYARQAQKDAKKLIASGLKPKAQKLLEILKEDPYQNPPPYEKLVGDLAGAYSRRINIQHRLVYQVYDKERTVKVIRLWTHYG, encoded by the coding sequence GTGAGCTGGAAAATCGTTTACGCCAGACAGGCTCAAAAGGACGCCAAAAAGCTCATTGCGTCCGGTTTAAAACCAAAAGCTCAGAAACTTCTTGAAATATTAAAAGAAGACCCTTATCAGAACCCACCTCCATATGAAAAACTCGTGGGCGATTTAGCCGGCGCGTATTCGAGAAGAATCAATATCCAGCACAGGTTGGTTTACCAGGTCTATGACAAAGAAAGAACAGTCAAAGTCATCAGGCTCTGGACACATTATGGATAG
- a CDS encoding Prevent-host-death family protein: protein MDAHIEPQIIMREGKPAFAVIPWEEYQKLAAQNPRETDVWIPHEVVKANVIKGVSMIRAWREHLGMTQEELSKRAGMTQPALARLEKIDAKPRVATLKKIAAAMDISVEQIVD, encoded by the coding sequence ATGGACGCGCATATTGAACCACAAATTATCATGCGGGAGGGCAAGCCGGCGTTTGCCGTAATCCCTTGGGAGGAATACCAAAAGCTTGCCGCCCAAAACCCGCGTGAAACAGATGTATGGATTCCGCATGAAGTCGTCAAGGCCAATGTCATTAAAGGGGTTTCAATGATTCGCGCCTGGCGGGAACATCTTGGCATGACTCAGGAGGAGCTATCGAAACGGGCGGGGATGACCCAACCCGCATTGGCCAGGCTCGAAAAAATCGACGCCAAGCCGCGGGTCGCCACTTTAAAGAAAATCGCCGCCGCCATGGACATCTCAGTTGAGCAGATTGTTGATTGA
- a CDS encoding Antitoxin, with amino-acid sequence MNILNATEARSKLYRLIDETAQTHQPIVITGKRGNAVLVSEEDWNVISETLYLLSIPGMRKSIKEGLDEDISNCSKDLDW; translated from the coding sequence ATGAATATATTAAACGCCACAGAAGCCAGATCAAAGCTGTACAGGCTGATTGATGAAACGGCTCAAACGCATCAGCCCATTGTGATCACAGGAAAAAGAGGAAACGCGGTCTTGGTTTCGGAAGAAGATTGGAACGTTATCTCTGAAACCCTTTATCTGCTCTCAATTCCGGGAATGAGAAAATCCATTAAAGAGGGCCTGGACGAAGATATTTCAAACTGTTCAAAGGATCTGGACTGGTGA
- a CDS encoding conserved hypothetical protein (Evidence 4 : Unknown function but conserved in other organisms), which produces MLSFYLKFLSEKIQVKLFEKTINDVNHFFERFSLNIVIVKNQFIPRQGKKITEEIYRPVLEFLGDKKWEEVNRELGDAFKKYQENTPQGYSTAITHVIASAEAFLQILMYGEARKGGAFQILINKARKDDFIPDNKFTKNIGSIFGNKRGIYGDGHPKKEYGTEEEARLTLNLVMVFLQYCIQHKQ; this is translated from the coding sequence TTGCTGTCTTTCTATTTAAAATTTTTATCAGAAAAAATTCAGGTCAAACTTTTTGAAAAAACGATTAACGATGTCAATCATTTTTTTGAGCGATTTTCTTTAAATATTGTTATAGTTAAAAATCAATTTATCCCACGGCAGGGAAAAAAGATAACAGAAGAAATTTATAGACCTGTTCTGGAATTTTTGGGTGATAAAAAATGGGAAGAAGTTAATCGGGAATTGGGAGATGCTTTTAAAAAATATCAAGAAAACACGCCACAAGGGTATAGTACAGCGATCACACATGTCATTGCTTCTGCCGAGGCATTTTTACAGATATTAATGTATGGGGAAGCACGCAAGGGCGGGGCATTTCAAATTCTTATAAACAAAGCCAGAAAAGACGATTTTATTCCTGATAATAAATTTACGAAAAACATAGGCTCTATATTCGGAAACAAAAGAGGAATATATGGAGATGGTCACCCAAAAAAAGAATATGGAACTGAAGAAGAAGCGAGATTGACGTTAAATTTAGTAATGGTTTTTTTACAGTATTGCATCCAGCACAAGCAATGA
- a CDS encoding Iron-sulfur protein: MRITVYYSSAHKKRGNTHVIIEAFAQGAEDAGAHVETVFLAGRDIENCRACVSCWTRTPGKCAVKDDMAPLLEDFVRSDIAVLATPVYVHHVNGVMKTFLDRMIPIMDPRMVRMENGRTGHFKRYERYPRLGVIATGGFPEKEFSDCVSRYFKRLARDLYSEVAFEIYRSQAALLKMDEGPLAPILKDYKAHVRRAGREVAEGGGVSPKTMEKLEAPLLPEDFYMEQANQYWESRMDRATKKNKAKKREKTGEKTGEPC; the protein is encoded by the coding sequence ATGCGAATCACCGTTTATTACTCCAGCGCGCACAAAAAAAGGGGCAACACCCATGTGATCATCGAGGCGTTCGCCCAGGGCGCCGAGGACGCCGGGGCCCATGTGGAGACTGTGTTCCTGGCCGGCCGGGACATTGAAAACTGCCGGGCGTGCGTGTCCTGCTGGACCCGAACCCCTGGGAAATGCGCCGTGAAGGACGACATGGCGCCGCTGCTTGAGGACTTTGTCCGCTCGGACATCGCGGTTCTGGCCACCCCGGTTTACGTCCACCATGTCAACGGGGTCATGAAAACCTTTCTGGACCGCATGATTCCCATCATGGACCCGCGAATGGTCAGGATGGAAAACGGGAGAACCGGCCATTTCAAACGATATGAGCGCTATCCCCGCCTGGGGGTCATCGCCACCGGGGGATTTCCGGAAAAAGAATTCAGCGACTGCGTGAGCCGCTATTTCAAACGGCTGGCCCGGGACCTTTACTCGGAGGTGGCCTTTGAGATTTACAGAAGCCAGGCCGCGCTTTTGAAAATGGATGAAGGCCCCCTGGCCCCGATCCTGAAAGACTACAAGGCCCATGTGAGGCGGGCCGGGCGCGAGGTGGCCGAAGGCGGAGGCGTTTCCCCAAAGACCATGGAGAAACTGGAGGCGCCGTTGCTTCCCGAGGATTTTTACATGGAGCAGGCCAACCAGTACTGGGAAAGCCGCATGGATCGGGCCACAAAAAAAAACAAGGCAAAAAAAAGGGAAAAAACCGGGGAAAAGACAGGGGAGCCATGCTGA